The following proteins are co-located in the Hevea brasiliensis isolate MT/VB/25A 57/8 chromosome 11, ASM3005281v1, whole genome shotgun sequence genome:
- the LOC110672733 gene encoding ER membrane protein complex subunit 7 homolog produces the protein MASILRSKPVFLIFFIQLCLSLLTPALTISSGSGDGYTINGRVKIAGVGVKGFGFPGKLSNVKVILNGGQSITFLRPDGYFSFYNVPAGTHLIEVAAIGYFFSPVRVDVSARFPGQVQAALTENRRGLSELVLEPLRDEQYYEIREPFSIMSVVKSPMGLMVGFMLVVMFLMPKLMENMDPEEMRRAQEEMRQQGVPSLASLLPGAQR, from the exons ATGGCATCTATACTCAGATCGAAACCGgttttcctaatttttttcatACAATTATGTCTCTCTCTCCTCACTCCAGCTCTTACGATTTCGTCCGG GTCTGGCGATGGTTACACCATCAATGGTCGAGTGAAGATTGCAG GTGTGGGTGTAAAAGGATTTGGTTTTCCTGGAAAACTATCCAATGTCAAAGTTATACTTAATGGCGGCCAAAGCATCACTTTTCTGAGGCCTGATGGATATTTTTCATT CTATAACGTGCCAGCAGGGACTCATTTAATTGAAGTGGCTGCAATAGGCTATTTCTTTTCTCCA GTCCGAGTTGATGTTAGCGCCAGATTCCCTGGTCAGGTTCAGGCAGCATTGACAGAGAACAGAAGGGGCCTGAGTGAGTTGGTGTTAGAGCCATTGAGAGACGAACAGTATTATGAG ATTAGGGAACCCTTCTCCATAATGTCTGTTGTCAAAAGCCCAATGGGTCTTATGGTGGGATTTATGTTGGTGGTTATGTTCCTAATGCCCAAATTAATGGAGAACATGG ATCCTGAGGAAATGAGGCGAGCACAAGAAGAAATGAGGCAACAAGGGGTTCCCTCCCTAGCAAGCTTATTGCCAGGAGCACAGAGATAA